The following nucleotide sequence is from Chelmon rostratus isolate fCheRos1 chromosome 11, fCheRos1.pri, whole genome shotgun sequence.
gtttatctctgtcctttgtttgccacagttcccgtaagtttgtttcttgtcttgttcttgtctttgttcctgtttaggccttgttttatgttagtgctccaccatccttgtgttgtctgcgtttcccttgttaGTTGAGTTTCCAACCCATAGTCCTttcctgatatttgtttgtaaccttaataatctagtttccattttcctttcatagttATAGCCTTGCCGAGTTGTTTTCCTcttgtaagagtgattttctgtttgactacttttgttatttagattttagtttctccattttctaggaagatattttgagttgttagtttttcatatctagttctttcagttggtcagttccctTTTTCCTAGCCCTTTGtgctttcctccttcaggagcgtttttggttttctagttttgtagccatagtgttttagttttgtcatgattcatgtatgtgtgttcttgtattgtcttgccatgttttatgttaacatcagttgctagtctcgtctgtgtcttgttccaagttagttcttgtgttttccccgagatttggtttatgttgaattagttttgtgtttaataaatttgtttattaattggaatccatagtctacgtcccctttgtttgtctgcatttgggttcaacccttagttcccctcttagttcccctcctagtttccccttaagtccccaccttcctgacatggagagaatagataaatcagggctcccaggaaaactgaggttgtggtgcttgcagtttggcttgtatcctaggttaatgtggccaatgtcagtatatgaagtcccattatctgtagcagagagaatggaaaggctagttagctcttatattagaaaatggttgggtgctcccaggtgcttaagcaatgtagctttgtatgggaaaggaatgcttcagctgccagtatccagtctaacaggagtttaaatgcactaaggttaggacagaacttttattatctgggagtaaggacatgttagttagcaatgtggttccgaatccttctggtgggaggaaatggaacccaagggcagcagtgcaggaggcagaggcagctcttaggcatgcagaaatagtaggaaatgttcagtttggccggggaggcttggggcttggcaaaggcaaaccagtgtggaataaagcaggtctaaaggagaaaagagagcttgtagtggaacaggtgcgtaggcaggaggagttgttaagagggacaaaagcagttggtcaagccaaacagggacaatggttgaattgggaaggtgttgagaagaggaaacttagttggagggacctgtggaatatggaggaaggccgtattaaatttctgataggtAATTTcacatacgatgtgttgccaaccctgcataacctaagtctctgggtacagggcgatcaatcgtgcccactctgctcaggtacagcaagtttaaagcacattttgtcaggtagaattagcttatcacaaggccggtatacatggcggcataatcaggtgctgagaagcttagccgcaggcattgaagagagaaggaagcaggtgaattctggaagttctagaaaggagaggttaggtgtgcagtttgttcgagagggggagaaaaatagagctgctaagtcagggagaaggcaggtaggtggctgcctggtaggggctgatgattggcaaatgcaggtcgacttgggaggaaagctagttgtgccccaggaaatagtttatagtaatctgaggccggacattgtcttatggtccatgagtaaaaagactgtgttctttattgagttaacagtcccttgggaaaattcatgcatgcctaacccggcgggagaagaggttaaagtctgaacaagacacctctcctctgctctgctttccccgccccatcttctcgctctgccaataggaagagaaccaggaaaaggaagtttagataaggtgggggtgtggccagctagagtctctctttgggaccatgcggcctgttcaggtgagtttgcgttgtaagatacagagttggcttgttttttgaactctttggttgttttcctgttttgtttgcttcttgaaggaaatgttagggtttgttttcctgctttgtttgctttttgaaggaaatggtagggtttgttgcttcttgaaggaaatgttagaagaggctgttaaatctagtctggCAAGTCAGGAAACTATGGAATAACACAAGGGTAAACGGGCAtaagagagagaatgaagacaaaacataacaaacactgacaaagaacgtGGCATGGCTCGACGAAGACAATATTAGAACACACTTACGAGGGCTGTGACATGGTTAGGGAACATAGACAATACTATGGACGCTGGACAAACATGTACAAGAACGCggcaaagacaagaacaaagacaacaccaagaaaaactctcacatgaaaacatgacatgaacaaagacaaaccaaggaacacacttacataaaacgtggcataGGACAATGGCAAAGTTAAAAAGACAAGGATTCTTTGACAATGAAGGGTAACGCAGACATCACTAATTGACACTGGACAAACaattacatgaaacatggcatgGCGAGGAAATATAAACTAAGGGAACATCAGGCAGGCCTCTTCCGTGGCCacttttaaatctcttcttaAAACGCACCTCTTTTCCTTGGCTTTTATCACCTCttagattgtttattttatgtgcacaggtattttactttttttactgcctattttatttatttatttatttacagcattttGGAAACCTtgagtttatttaaactgtgctttataaataaagatgagatGGTttggaacaaagacaagactagaaaacACTTCCATGAACAtggcctggacatgaacaaagacaacacaaaggaaaacacttcCTAATGGCATAGGGAAGAATAGAAATACAAATAGAATAGAAATATGGCCTGCGCTTGAAACTTTTGCCTGAGTGTATTGCACTTCCTTGTTTTAACACCAGGGGGAGCTACTGTTGAACAAGGCAGCTGCCCCACCAAAAAAGGACAATCACAGGACAAATTTACCCCAGGTtaccaaacatggcagaacATAAGAAATGGAAGGCAGATAACTGCTCCCACTGAGTGCAATGCCACTTCAGCtgagttatatatatatttcacagtatctgtgtgttaataaacatgcacataactGGTATGCAGGTACACGTGCCACAGTATCAATAATGCAGCATCAGTTCTGTCACTActttctttcttattgtttgtttcttgttaacAAGCAGAGTTCACATTGCTGCATCAGCTGCAGATTCGGTCGCTCcttgatcaaagtgacatttgtccGGATTTTTGGCCCGAGTGACATCGGATCAGCACCGCAGCTGGATGGTCAGCGCCTCGACTGATTCAAATACCCAGCACAGCTGATACTCACCAGAATAACTGGCTAAATGTATATGCACTCCTGTTAGTCCAGTTCAGTCTGTTAATTCTGATAACAGTTTCTAACGAACATTAATAGGTGTGTTAATAGGCCTAATAACTTAAATAACAAGCTTAAAATGTACCAATGCCATTTTTCCCTTGATTGTTCGTTATCTGTACTGTTGGGGGATCACCATTCTGACTAAGAAgaaatctgaggctgctgttctgagaaTGAGCTGCGGCTTTCCACTTcatcaaacagaataaaaagcaaTATTAAAATATCGAAATGCAGTATAAGACATAAAGGTAAGGAATAGAAATTAATCAAAGAAGCACCATTCTTAATGTCTTTGGTGAACAATTAATGACTGTagatgtcagagcagcatttagtgTTGACCTCTGCGATATAAAGTGACGATCTCTGTCTACTGattcttcattatttcattgaaTGACACAATAATGATTTTTCTGACCTTGAAAGTGTCAGTAGAGTTTGTCTTTGCATGTGCTGTATACGTAGATCTCATCATAAAGTAAGGGATCTCCATccagcagaccacacacactctgcagctgacctcAAATGTTTAAGAGGTGACTTGTGGTATAGAAGGGGGTCTAGACTGAAATTCACATACTGACACCCCAGAGACTATTGAAAATGTCCATCCCACTTTTCTTGGAGATGACTgaaatacttcaaaataaactacacctCTGTAGTTTAGCTGAAAGTAAATCTGAAGTCACATGAAAAAGCTGTGTGCCATGTTTTAACAAGTGTTTCTGATTTCCAGGAGGCTCTGCTGGAGATGGGGGAGCATgtaagaaaataagacaaatgatGACCTGAAGATTAAAGACTATGATGAATGGACACATCAAGACACACAACTTCCTCTAGATGAAGCACTGAAAGAATCATTTTCCTGATcctttttgtacatgtttatggtgcttctatgttttttttactgttggcAAACAAACATGTGTGAAACTCTGGATCATAAGTGGGGACTCCTCTTGTCATCGACTTGTCTGGGGAGGTTTTTTTCAAAAGCCAGAGTGGTTTGCTTCCTGGTGGTCTTGACACTGACGCTTCTCATCATGGCTTCCTACAACCTGACATGGGACAAGACAAGACTTCCCTTCACCACCTCACCCATTCAGGTCAGGCCTGGGGTCGtccagtcaaacacagcagcagctaaagtttcctctcaaaacaatttaatagacatgaaacagctggtggagatcaTTAACTCCAAACTGGAATACACACCCAGGAAGGTGCCTGATGAAAAAGATGTCATTGAAATGGACTCTCATGTACGTAAGTCTGTGGAAAATGGTGTAATTAATTTTTGCTTCACATCACGAGACCAGCAGTGACAAAAATATGGTGATATGCAAAAGTATGCAAATGGTAATTCACTAGGAGactgacaaataacaaacaccTTCCAATCAACCATGCAGTTCGTCATGTCAGTGTCTGACAGAGGTGTTGAATCACTGTAATGGTTTTTTTTACAGGGCTGTTAAGTAAATGTTAGGTTATATGTATTCCTTTGTGTTGCTCAGGCCCTTCTTACTGCTATATGCTAATATCCTGCAATTCTCCTGTGTTTGGTGCATGTTCTCATCATACTTTTCAATGTGATCCCACATAATTTTGCCATGTTTATGGCATAAAGCAAGAAGAGCTCTGACACGTACACTGAAAATCAGTTACAGTGTTACAGTCATTAAGTTGAATCACAATTAGTGTCATGTGTCAGTGTTAGACATATGGATATCTAAGTTTTCAAagcaaaataatgcaatttgCAGCAACTAACAGTGGCCTCATACTGAAGGTGATGATCAGTtgcaaagctgcaaaatcaTGTCATGTGGCCCTAAATTATGGATGTTTTGATTAATTTGCAGCCACTTGTATACAATGTAAATTATTTGAATTCAAGGTGAAAatagctgctgttgtctgagaAAAACCAAAGGGGGACAAGAATGGAAACATAATATCCTTTTCCAAATCATGATTTAACAAAGGGACTACTCTCTATTTTATagtatttctgttattttgtccaccctctGTCATGTCTAATattgttttgttcctctctgcagttGTTCTCTGTAATTCCTCGTCATTTCCTGCCCGGTGTCAAGAGCCCTTGCTGGTATAAGGAGATCTCCAGTGAACGCAGCACTGATCCATACAGGAATAACCACTATTGTCGTAGCTCACCAACCAGAAAGACTTTATGTGACAAAATGAGGCCAAACTTTCACAAGCACTTACAACACAGAGACGGCAAACTGTTTCGTTTGCGCTGCTTGCCGTACTTCTACATTATTGGCCAACCAAAGTGTGGCACAACTGATCTGTACTCCACGCTAAAAATGCATCCAGAGGTCCAGTCCAGCATCATAAAGGAACCACACTGGTGGACCAGGAAACGCTTGGGTAAGTCATCAGGAGAGGgacactgtttctaaatgttttgatGAAAAGTTTGTGAGCTGATGGATTGAAAGAGGCTATAACTGAGGTTTGAATTCATCAAAAagtgtcacaccgcggtgaggtctgtctcgtcatggggtttttttgtcttgtaatttcctgttttattttgaaggtctaactctcctctcgtttcagagcacttgcccttcctcatgtgtcccgtgtgtccgccctgattacccattgtttccacctgttcctgattaccctccacgtgttaaatagtctgcgtctcccttgtcttgtgccagtgtgtctttgtccgttggcgattcacccgagcctgtcttccccgttcGTCCTTGCCACAGTCTTTGTTACGTAAGCTTGAGAATAACAGCACAGTGTTTACTTTCAGTGGGTGTTGTACTGTGCTGCCCTCCTGAGACCTCATGGTGTCAGTGAATCTGGATTAAATAtatttcactgttcattttacTATTCAATCAGCAGACAGTcaaggtatactatgcagggTTTTACTAAAAGCAACGAAGAGACTCAAAATAACCTCTCACAATCATCACTTGTCACTCACTAAAATTGTGTGGCAGTGTATCTGCAGAGACTTTCTTGAACTACATACAACTAGATGAATTTGCAACATGAATCTCTGACTCAGAattcacaatgaaaatgaaatcaagaGCACAATAAATTTCAGTGTATCAGTATGCAAATGTCCAGTTGTTGAGATAAATTGCTCGCCTGCAAGTTCAACCTGATTTAGGGTTTATACAACCCAAGAAATGCATTTTCTGGTGAAGAAGTGTATAAAAGAGTATATACTGAGTGATATTTCGGTGTACTTCTGCGTGCAGGTTTTCAGCGTTTCAAAGATGGCTTCTCAAACATTTTTCCTGTGGAAGATTACCTGGATCTGTTTGAGGTGACTGCCCAACACATCCAagaaaaaatgaatagaaaCTCATCCAGAGACCACCACACAACCCAGTTCGTAACAGGTGAACACATGTGAAAGTGTTGGTGTGTGGGGGTGGGTATGACTTGGTATTGTTCTTCTCAAACGACTTAAGTTGTCAATCTTTTTGactccctttccttccttctttccctcattCTCAGTGGATTTTCCATAAGTGGCTTTGGCCTCAGGAGCACTACAGTGGtgctcagatgtgttttttgctcctgtcacatTTCTACTCACTGTTggctcatttttctctctttttttatctctgtggAAACAGAACAATCTTGGCAAGTAGGAAAGAGAACtcagaaatgtcttttgtgtcgcacaacacagacaagatggtaaaatcataaaaaaagagaaaagaacgCAAGTTGTagtgctgcatttttttctaaaaattgaaaaaaatgaattctgtgAGCTTtaccaacatttaaaaaaatttgAGGCACCACATGCTATACATGGTGAAATATTTGCCTTTTACAGCCTCTACAAACaatctctcctcatctccacctccttcagTTCAGTCGACTTTGAGCTGAATTGCTGTCACttgactgtctgtctcagtATAACCATTCAAGGCTTCTCAGTTGCCCTGAGGAGTGCcgaatttaatgtttttacagGATGTGGtgagtaaaaacactttttttgggCCAAATTTTAAATGAGACATGTTGAATAAAGTGATCTTGATGAATTATCACCATTTTAATGTTAGATTTGGTTAGTTTTACTGATGAACGCGTCAGTAGAACGTTCATTCAGGAACTGTTGGAAATTTGACAATATGAagataatttctgtttttctaatttCTGGCTATGATAAATGTTGTAAGTTTGGCAataatttaatgaaaacatgccTGAAAACGTGGGGTTCAGATGGTTAAaaactgctctgtttttctgttcaagTGAAGGTCAGGAGGGCATAATGTTCCTAGACGAGGAGAGTGTTTGCAACATATCATGCATGTTTTAGTAAAACTCAACTTTACACTCAGCTTTAACTCTACATTATTATGCCTGAGTTTGTGCACTATTCCCTGcattttaaaggtccagtgtggagggtTTTGTTAACCCGATTCCTTAGTTGGAAGCCCGAGAACAAGCGGAAGACATCTTCAGATCACAGATATAGGATTTATTTAGGTCACATGTAAAGTAAGGTAGCACTGgactcagagtgacagagctcctcgCAGGGGAGCTCTGTCAGAAGGAGCCCCGATTTCTGGATGTGGTTCACAGTTATCTTCTTGGGCTGGTACTGCCCCGTACAGAGGTTGGACCCGCACGGACCGagtctcattggccagttatctctgacatgaacaggccaGCCACTGTTCACGGGAACTTActgaaaagtgatataaaagatgAGTGAATGTTGAGTCATTGTGTCATTGAGGCGTGTATCTATTGCAACAAACCTAACATGACAGATTACAGAGGCCTGcttatcaaactaaactgtgacattgttgattaaatgagaacatccagtaaatatcatgagttcagtgaaaaagtgcaaatctaaagtgaacaaagTTCAATGATAACAGTTTAGTAGCATCTAGCAGGGAGgatgcagattgcaaccaaatgAATACTTTTGCCTCCCCGTCCTGCTACGTTAAAAGTTACAGGCCCTGTAGCTCTGATTATTCAATgacatttctgccagtagatccctCTAACTCCTACACACTGTTGTTACAGAAGGTGGCACTGAGATGATCAGTGTCTTGACATTTGAAGCCAGTCCATCCACTATGTGGGACAACAGACCCCGGAAGGAGACAGAACCCAGTTTTCTGACCCAGGACTTcatccacacactgcagcctggtGCCAAAATCATTATCACCCTTAGAGATCCAGAGGTACTGTGGAGAAATGCATCCACCCATCTGCCTGAAAAGACACAGATTTGACTcgctttgcttttgtttctaaGGGGTTTCACggatttcttttaattaataTCTCCTATTATATGTCCAACAAAATGTCCTTCCATAGTTCCAAGTGGCTTacacctctgtttctctctgttcccaGGCTTTATTCTGACTACCTGTTTTTTAGGAGGGACAAAGAGTCAGTAATGGACTTCCATCAGAGGGCCATGAAGTCTGTACAGTTGTTtcagtcctgtctgtctcagtggTCGCTTCGTGCATGCGCCTACAATAGAAGCCTCTTCAGCTCCAAGCCTGTGAGATGAAATTAAATGTTCTCACTTTTAACTGTTTGAATATCAatataaataagaataattacAACTTTTACACCTATATTTAATCATACACAACGACAAACACCTAATTTCCTCTCTGGGAATTTGCACCTGTCCTACAAGTGGTTGTAAATGAATATTTCTGCACTGTTGTGCGTCTTGTTCTGTGCAGGGACAAACATGACCAACTAGGTGCCCAATGTCACCTCAGACCCTTCAGCATATTTTCCATCAGGCAGTGCTCCCACAGGACTGAGCCGAGTTCTGAGCTCTGTCGGTTGTCACCTCTATTCTCAACATGGAGATGACAGCACTGTTATCCTGAGAGATTCAGGACAGTAAAACGTGACAATCAACTGGACCTGAAAGCATTGAGAACTAAGACAGAATCTGTCTCAAATCTAACAAAAATCATTCAGTGAACCATTATATTGTTTCTGTTTACTCTTCTGCTCTggatgagatgaagatgaagctcTGCTTGAGAATAACAGCACGTGTTTAGTTTCAGTGGGTGTTGTACTGTGCTGCCCTCCTGAGGCCTCATGGTGTCAGTGAATCTGGATTAAATAtatttcactgttcattttacCATTCAATCAGAAGACAGTcaaggtatactatgcagggTTTTACTAAAAGCAACGAAGAGACTCAAAATAACCTCTCACAATCATCACTTGTGACTCACTAaaagtgtgtggcagtgtatctgcagagaccctgccctctgcctgtattttcttgttttgttctcattttgcTGTTATCAGGTCATCTTttggctgcaacctttgggcagtgggtgtgtagcccccagccaataaaCAGGTGGTGACAAGGGCGACGCTGTGatctgtgttgtctgtttcaGATGTTTGGTAGGCTGCCCTCAATTCTCCTGTctggacacaaaaacaagtaGCTAATGTTGCTGTCGGCTTGTTGACTGCTGTCTGTTACCTGGCACATTATTAGACATTTTAATTACGATATTTTCATGCCACccaagtgagaaaatgtttgcaataTATCTCCTCATTCAAATTCCTGCAGGTAGTCAGGTACACCGCTCTCGACTTGCTGCCTTATGTTCACTATTCTGTGGCAGCTGTGGTTGGGGATGAGCAGAAGGGGATGTGTACTTCTGGTGGTGGTGAGCTGGGGAAGAGGGGCCAAGTTTGAATGTTTACAATCAGAATCCTGCACAGTATGCCTTTAAACAATGACTTCATGAAGTACTCAGACCTTAAAGTCACAAAACTGTCATTGTTGTTACAGCTACAAATTCACTGGTCTGACCTGCAGCATGCTGAAACATCCCTGCAcatcaaacagtgtttttatacCAGTCATGAGCCgacagtttgtttctgtgtgtatgagtTCTGAAGTTCTTGCACCTGTTCACTACACACTGAacaatgttttcattgattgattCACCTGCAATTTGGAGACAAATATTTTGGTCTGTTGTGTAGTTGTTGCTTCGAAAGCTCACATATCAAAGTGTTGATTGCAGAGCCCACTGTATGACTGTAACAGTGTCTGTTGTGTCATGATCcgtgttttttgttgaagaatctccttttgtgttgtcagtctgttttgtcacgtcctgttttattttgaaggtttatgttatgtttcttcttttgctttacttcctgtgttttcccgcctttgttCTTGTCtgattggtttcacctgtgtgtcattagttgtcttcccttgtgtatttaagcctGTGTCTTCccttcagtctttgtcaggttgttgtgTGAGAATCCTTGCCATTGCCCTATGCCACTACGTGggtgtttttccatgtgttgtctttgttcttgtctaTGCCACGTTCCTTGTGTATGTTTCCCTAGTCTTGCCACGAATCATGGACATGTTCTTCCTATGTGTTTCTTGTGATCTTGGTCTTTAGACACGCCGCGTTTCTAGTAagtgtttattcagtgtttccctgttttgtctttgttccctgTCTTCTGCCCATCTACCCTTGTGAGTGTTATTCATAGTCTCTTGAGTTTTGCATTTTGGTTACcttaaatttgttaatttgaaccAGCTCCCCCTCGTGTCTGCGTTTGGGTTCTACCCTTGTTTCCCTGAGAGCCTACCTCCCTGACATGATGTTGTTGTTGGGAAAATGATGGTTAAAGACTGAGGCTAatagaacaaaaccaaaaatgtgtcCAGGTATTCTGCAttgaatatttcactttattggTGGACAATTTAAACATTGAAAACTTAACCAGCTTTATCCCTTTGGATTTCCATACATTGTTTAAGTTATTTTGTCCAACACCTGTACGTCTGCTGTTTactttgacaaaatattctcaCCTCAGGACATTTGTGATGTTgacttgaatttttttttttttttttttttttgccacagctGAGGCTACATGTGGGGTTGTACGTTGTCTTCTTACTGGACTGGCTGACAGTTTTCCATCGGGACCAGATTCTAGTTCTACGACTGGAGGACTATGCAGCCGACAAGAGAGCGACATTAcagaaagcttttgattttctggGTCTAAGTAAGCATCCAAAAAGCTACAGCAACATACAATTTCTACATTAAAATCTTTACAATATCAGGCTAAAACAGCGAATGTCTTCCTGGCTGCGTCCTGTATTCATCTGGTTGTTTCTGCCTCAAGTCTTGACTTTTGTATTGAACTGGactcccacctcccctcctccctgcaggtcctctgtcagtggagctggaggaagaagtGATGAAACAGCGTGTGGCAAACAGCCGGGGGGTGAAGGACAAGAAAGTAGGTCCTATGCTTCCAGCCACCAGAGACCTCCTCAGGGAATTTCACCAGCCCTTCAACCGTAAACTGGCCAGTGTGTTGGACGACAGCGCCTTCCTGTGGAGTTACCCCTGAAGGGATATGAGTGTGAATGGCtgtgaatgaacacatgaaacccTTAAAATACACTGTTACATTCCCATAAATGTATTAATCCACATATCTGgataatgttttcatgttattattactgagaAGGCTGTGGTGACAATCATGTGGTGATGGTACTATGATCTGACCTTTTATATCGAAAAATATCTCCTGTCCcattaattaatgaataatttataTTTGCAACCAGAGAAAGTTTGAAATATCAAGATGCATCGGTGAATATATATCCAAAGACTTAAGGCTGTGGACAACAATGGATTTCAGACATCAAGGCCACACTTTAATCACAGTGATCACAGTGGCATATAGACTGCGTCTGCAAATCTGTAACCACTGGGACCAGCACGTCagagacgagagaagaaagTCTCACTGTATTTTTTCCGAAAAAactaataacacacacaggttgtaaatatatatttattgctCTGGGAATTCAAGTTTGTGTTAtgtgattcacttcctgttttattttggtagatTTCTGTTCATTCCTGGAGTTCTTGTCAAGTTTCCATCCCTTCCTAATCAGCCTGGTGTGTTGCACCTGTGCCCGACTGTTCACCTGCTCCTCCCTATATATATCCTTTGTCTTTCCCCTTTCCCTCTTGCCAGATAATCTTCTTCACATGTGTGTTGTTATCCAGTGTTTTCACATGATTccagtgttgtttgtgtatgaccctttttggattttgactAACCTCACTGCCTTTGCCTTTTAAAcgaaactttatttattcaatataATTACAAAAAGATGCAAGGCAGAATATACCACAAATACAATAGAAAAATCTATAGAGTTACTAAAGTGCTGAAGGTTCAAAGGCAAAatttacatgcagaaaaaaaaacacacaataatgtTAAGAATACAAATAATAATTGAGTTTGCTGAAGTGCTGAATATTCAATCGTCAGTTATTTCATCTCCAAATTCAGTGTGTGAAGATTTCTCTCAGATCAAAGGTCGAATATGTGCCATGGCAGGTTCTGTGCTGTATCCAAGGTTTTCCTCCGTCTGAGGTCAGTCAGCACCTGTTTGATGCTCATTACAGCCTGTTGGATGATCATAGAACTTCTGGTTTTCCACAGTCAAGTACATACAATGCCAATGACCAGTTGAAATAATGCCCTTTTCTGGGAAGGCATCTTTTCTTCCAAGAGTCTGTACATGACTGAGTTGTAGTTCAAGTCAAAGACCAGACCGTGGCTTTGCATCGTAGTCCAGACCATCTGAGCTCTGTAACAGTCCATGAgaaggtgctgctgtgtttcatgttca
It contains:
- the LOC121614289 gene encoding carbohydrate sulfotransferase 15-like, giving the protein MFMVLLCFFYCWQTNMCETLDHKWGLLLSSTCLGRFFSKARVVCFLVVLTLTLLIMASYNLTWDKTRLPFTTSPIQVRPGVVQSNTAAAKVSSQNNLIDMKQLVEIINSKLEYTPRKVPDEKDVIEMDSHLFSVIPRHFLPGVKSPCWYKEISSERSTDPYRNNHYCRSSPTRKTLCDKMRPNFHKHLQHRDGKLFRLRCLPYFYIIGQPKCGTTDLYSTLKMHPEVQSSIIKEPHWWTRKRLGFQRFKDGFSNIFPVEDYLDLFEVTAQHIQEKMNRNSSRDHHTTQFVTGEHIPSTMWDNRPRKETEPSFLTQDFIHTLQPGAKIIITLRDPEVLLYSDYLFFRRDKESVMDFHQRAMKSVQLFQSCLSQWSLRACAYNRSLFSSKPLRLHVGLYVVFLLDWLTVFHRDQILVLRLEDYAADKRATLQKAFDFLGLSPLSVELEEEVMKQRVANSRGVKDKKVGPMLPATRDLLREFHQPFNRKLASVLDDSAFLWSYP